From Brassica oleracea var. oleracea cultivar TO1000 chromosome C3, BOL, whole genome shotgun sequence, a single genomic window includes:
- the LOC106333364 gene encoding glycine-rich protein 3 short isoform, with the protein MASKALLLLSLIVVILIASEVAARDLADSSAENKNNEREEGMQTDQYGGYPGRGYGGYPGGGYGGNRGGGYGGRGGYGGRGRGYCRYGCCYRGYYGGCSRCCAYAGEAVQTQPESTDPAH; encoded by the exons ATGGCTTCTAAAGCTTTGCTTCTCTTAAGTCTCATTGTTGTTATCCTCATTGCCTCTGAGGTGGCAGCCAGGGACCTAGCTGATAGCTCGGCAGAAAATAAGAACAATG AGAGAGAAGAAGGAATGCAAACTGACCAGTATGGAGGGTATCCAGGAAGAGGGTACGGAGGATACCCAGGTGGGGGATATGGCGGAAACCGCGGTGGTGGATACGGTGGTAGGGGCGGATACGGAGGACGTGGAAGAGGATACTGTCGCTATGGTTGTTGCTACAGAGGCTACTACGGTGGCTGCTCTAGGTGCTGTGCTTATGCTGGTGAGGCTGTTCAAACTCAGCCGGAGAGTACTGATCCAGCTCACTAG